The following coding sequences lie in one Posidoniimonas polymericola genomic window:
- a CDS encoding sodium:solute symporter family protein — MLLGFVLLYLAASVAIGLLAARKVHNTTDYAVAGRSLPLPMVVATTFATWFGSETVLGIPAIFIVSGLGGTVEDPWGAGLCLVLVGVFYARRLYRMSLLTVGDFYRRRYGRVVEVFCSAVSILSYLGWVAAQVTALGLVFEVLSGGAITGLQGSLIGMAAVLLYTLFGGMWSVALTDSLQMTVIVIGLTVIAVISGQMAGGPSVVLERVASDGLLRFLPPADFHEIVFFIGAGVTIMLGSIPQQDVFQRVTSARDEQTAAVGPVIGGLAYMAFSVVPMFIVASALIISPEGAAAHLETDPEKILPALILDRMPPFTQVLFFGALLSAIMSTASATILAPSTIFVQNIMRHLLPSMTDRQELRLMRGAVLMFSVGVLVYALAMHDKSIYELVSSSYQIPLVGAFVPLTAGLYWRRATNRGAVSSLALGVGVWILFFSTTLGGVFPSQLAGLLAAVVGMIVGSLLLGGPNPQLGPGVTPVDDPPAPE, encoded by the coding sequence ATGCTGTTGGGATTCGTGCTGCTGTACCTGGCCGCATCGGTGGCGATTGGCCTGCTGGCTGCGCGCAAGGTCCACAACACGACCGACTACGCGGTGGCGGGCCGCTCGCTGCCGCTGCCGATGGTCGTGGCGACCACCTTCGCGACCTGGTTCGGCTCCGAGACCGTGCTCGGCATCCCGGCGATCTTCATCGTCAGCGGCCTGGGCGGCACGGTCGAAGACCCCTGGGGCGCCGGGCTCTGCCTGGTGCTGGTTGGCGTGTTCTACGCGCGGCGTCTGTACCGCATGTCGCTGCTCACTGTGGGCGACTTCTACCGCCGCCGCTACGGCCGCGTGGTCGAGGTGTTCTGCTCGGCGGTCAGCATCCTGTCGTACCTCGGCTGGGTCGCGGCCCAGGTCACCGCGCTCGGGTTGGTGTTCGAGGTGCTCTCGGGCGGAGCCATCACCGGGCTGCAGGGCTCGCTGATCGGCATGGCGGCGGTGCTGCTGTACACCCTGTTCGGCGGCATGTGGTCGGTCGCGCTCACCGACTCGCTGCAGATGACCGTGATTGTCATCGGCCTGACGGTGATCGCGGTGATCTCTGGCCAGATGGCGGGCGGCCCGAGTGTGGTGCTCGAGCGCGTGGCGTCCGACGGGCTGCTGCGGTTCCTGCCGCCGGCCGACTTCCACGAGATCGTGTTCTTCATCGGCGCGGGGGTGACCATCATGCTCGGCTCGATCCCACAGCAGGACGTCTTCCAGCGGGTCACCTCGGCCCGGGACGAGCAGACCGCCGCGGTCGGCCCGGTGATCGGCGGCCTCGCGTACATGGCGTTCTCGGTCGTGCCGATGTTCATCGTGGCGTCGGCCTTGATCATCTCGCCCGAGGGCGCAGCCGCCCACCTGGAGACCGACCCGGAAAAAATCCTGCCGGCGTTGATCCTCGATCGGATGCCGCCGTTCACGCAGGTCTTGTTCTTTGGCGCCCTGCTGTCGGCGATCATGTCGACCGCGTCGGCGACGATCCTCGCGCCGTCGACCATCTTCGTGCAGAACATCATGCGGCACCTGCTTCCGTCAATGACCGACCGGCAGGAGCTGCGTCTGATGCGCGGCGCGGTGCTGATGTTCTCGGTCGGCGTGCTGGTGTACGCGCTCGCCATGCACGACAAGTCGATCTACGAGCTGGTGTCGAGCAGCTACCAGATACCCCTGGTCGGCGCGTTCGTGCCGCTCACCGCCGGGCTGTACTGGCGGCGGGCCACCAACCGCGGCGCGGTGAGTTCGCTTGCGCTGGGCGTCGGCGTCTGGATCTTGTTCTTCTCGACCACCCTGGGCGGGGTTTTTCCTTCCCAGCTAGCCGGGCTGCTGGCGGCGGTGGTGGGGATGATTGTAGGCAGTCTGCTGCTGGGCGGGCCGAACCCGCAGCTCGGCCCGGGTGTCACGCCAGTAGACGATCCACCAGCACCCGAGTGA
- a CDS encoding class I SAM-dependent methyltransferase, protein MPEPTSDPLAAVRSGYDRWSQVYDHDANPLPPLEEPHLRSAVGNPTGLRALDLGCGAGRHALWLAAAGAEVAAVDFSRGMLDAARAKPGADRVRFIELDLHEPLPFDQEFDLVVSGLVLEHIRELDPFFAAAYQSLRPGGRAVLSGMHPAMFLRGSQARFTDPDSGEVVHVGSLPHSVSVFVMAALRAGFQIADLQEIAPDAAFAERYPRAEKYVGYPMLVVMSLVRQQANPKKPVGQWQ, encoded by the coding sequence ATGCCCGAGCCTACCTCCGACCCGCTCGCCGCCGTCCGCTCTGGCTACGACCGCTGGTCTCAGGTCTACGACCACGACGCCAACCCGCTGCCGCCACTCGAGGAGCCCCACTTGCGCTCCGCGGTCGGCAACCCAACCGGCCTGCGGGCGCTGGACCTCGGCTGCGGCGCCGGGCGGCACGCCCTGTGGCTGGCCGCGGCGGGGGCCGAGGTCGCCGCGGTCGACTTCTCGCGCGGCATGCTCGACGCCGCCCGCGCGAAGCCGGGCGCCGACCGCGTCCGCTTCATTGAGCTCGACCTGCACGAGCCGCTGCCGTTCGACCAGGAGTTCGACCTTGTCGTCAGCGGCCTGGTGCTAGAGCACATCCGCGAGCTCGACCCCTTCTTCGCGGCCGCGTACCAATCGCTGCGTCCCGGCGGCCGGGCCGTTCTCTCCGGCATGCACCCAGCGATGTTCCTCCGCGGCTCCCAGGCCCGCTTCACCGACCCCGACTCGGGCGAGGTGGTGCACGTCGGCAGCCTGCCGCACTCAGTCAGCGTGTTTGTGATGGCCGCCCTGCGGGCCGGCTTCCAGATTGCCGACCTTCAGGAGATCGCCCCCGACGCCGCGTTCGCCGAGCGCTACCCGCGGGCCGAGAAGTACGTTGGCTACCCGATGCTGGTGGTGATGTCGCTTGTGAGGCAGCAAGCAAATCCAAAGAAACCAGTTGGCCAGTGGCAATAA
- a CDS encoding alpha/beta hydrolase: MTYLVAGYRTVGLPAEVLHSSDAVELQDGRESLSMMPSEYDAGLLFFCGSGVAAPAYAPLLRPIAEQGHAVFIIKLPYRFAPFESHRNESVDRARRIIAEHPEVVHWTAAGHSLGGALACLLARDNTELLSGLVLIGTTHPKQDDLSSLTMPVAKVYATNDGVAPAERVASNRGLLPPGARFVEIEGGNHCQFGNYAWQFLDGSATISRAEQQDATRSVLLDTIEASLDE; the protein is encoded by the coding sequence ATGACCTACCTCGTCGCCGGATACCGCACGGTGGGATTGCCCGCCGAGGTTCTGCACAGCAGCGACGCCGTCGAGTTGCAGGACGGCCGCGAGTCGCTGAGTATGATGCCGAGCGAGTACGACGCGGGCCTGCTCTTCTTCTGCGGCTCCGGCGTAGCGGCGCCCGCCTACGCCCCCCTGCTGCGGCCCATCGCGGAGCAAGGACACGCGGTGTTCATCATAAAGCTTCCCTACCGCTTCGCGCCGTTTGAGTCACACAGGAACGAATCGGTTGACCGCGCTCGGCGGATCATCGCCGAGCACCCGGAGGTTGTTCACTGGACCGCAGCCGGGCACTCACTTGGGGGCGCACTGGCTTGCCTGCTTGCCCGCGACAACACCGAACTGCTCTCCGGCCTTGTGTTGATCGGCACTACCCACCCCAAACAGGACGACCTGTCGTCGCTGACAATGCCAGTTGCGAAAGTCTACGCAACCAACGACGGCGTCGCCCCGGCGGAGAGGGTGGCGTCCAACCGCGGCCTCCTCCCACCGGGCGCCCGCTTCGTCGAGATCGAGGGCGGGAACCACTGCCAGTTTGGCAACTACGCGTGGCAGTTCCTCGACGGCTCCGCGACCATCAGTCGCGCCGAGCAGCAAGACGCCACGCGTAGCGTGTTGCTCGACACGATCGAAGCCTCGCTCGACGAGTGA
- a CDS encoding alpha/beta hydrolase, with the protein MTTSTASIARCAALVVTVLILSASVHAADDVGVAGTWLGTLKMPVAELRIGLEIETPADGEPTVTLVSLDQGSVRVAADGAVVEGGTLTAPFPAIRGKFVGELSDDAQQLDGTWTQMFVSSPLELRRVDALPAQARPQEPKPPYPYTEEAVEFTNPDGGHTLAGTLTLPPGAGPHPAVVMITGSGPQDRDESLMGHKPFLVIADALTRRGMAVLRCDDRGFGESKGDFAAATSADLATDTLAAVRFLADHADIDSQRIALCGHSEGAMLAPLIAADHPAEIAAVVLIAPPAVTGEEIIISQASLMEKKLGESAESIASLATLRRRAIRGAVDADTEEDFQTELADAIDAHLQETTTAGKQRDDARQAMQALGAYRTPWFKHFLGYDPAPALRRVRCPVLAIIGGRDVQVVPEVNLPPLREALAAAPTTDVTIESPPKLNHLLQTSKSGLPTEYGMIEETIAPSALEMIVDWTASRLQPK; encoded by the coding sequence ATGACTACCTCTACCGCTTCGATTGCCCGGTGCGCGGCCCTGGTCGTGACGGTGCTGATCCTATCGGCATCCGTGCACGCCGCGGACGATGTGGGCGTTGCTGGCACTTGGCTCGGCACGCTCAAGATGCCCGTCGCGGAGCTGCGGATTGGACTCGAGATCGAAACGCCCGCCGACGGCGAGCCGACGGTCACGCTGGTGAGCCTCGACCAGGGGAGCGTCCGCGTAGCAGCCGACGGCGCCGTGGTCGAGGGCGGCACGCTGACCGCGCCGTTCCCTGCGATCCGCGGCAAGTTCGTTGGCGAGCTTTCCGACGACGCGCAGCAACTCGACGGGACCTGGACGCAGATGTTCGTGTCGTCGCCGCTCGAGCTCCGCCGCGTCGACGCGCTGCCCGCCCAGGCCAGGCCGCAGGAACCCAAGCCGCCGTACCCCTACACCGAGGAGGCGGTGGAGTTCACGAACCCTGATGGGGGCCACACCCTGGCCGGGACCCTGACCCTGCCGCCAGGAGCAGGCCCGCACCCCGCGGTGGTCATGATCACCGGCTCAGGCCCGCAGGACCGTGACGAGTCGCTGATGGGGCACAAGCCGTTCCTTGTGATCGCCGATGCGCTGACGCGGCGGGGGATGGCGGTGCTGCGGTGCGACGACCGTGGCTTCGGCGAGTCGAAGGGCGACTTCGCCGCCGCGACCAGCGCCGACCTGGCGACCGATACGCTCGCCGCGGTCCGGTTCTTAGCGGATCACGCCGATATTGATTCGCAACGCATTGCTCTCTGCGGCCACAGCGAGGGCGCGATGCTCGCGCCGTTGATCGCCGCCGACCACCCAGCAGAAATCGCGGCGGTCGTGCTGATCGCGCCGCCCGCCGTGACCGGCGAGGAGATCATCATCAGCCAGGCGAGCCTGATGGAGAAGAAGCTCGGCGAGTCGGCCGAGTCGATCGCGTCATTGGCCACGCTCCGCCGCCGGGCGATCCGCGGAGCTGTCGATGCAGATACGGAAGAGGACTTCCAGACCGAACTTGCGGACGCCATCGACGCGCACCTCCAAGAGACTACCACGGCCGGCAAGCAGCGCGATGACGCAAGGCAGGCGATGCAGGCGCTCGGCGCCTACCGGACGCCGTGGTTCAAGCACTTCCTGGGCTACGACCCGGCGCCAGCCCTCCGCCGGGTACGCTGCCCGGTGCTGGCGATCATCGGCGGGCGTGACGTGCAGGTCGTCCCCGAGGTGAACCTGCCTCCGCTGCGCGAGGCGCTGGCCGCCGCGCCGACCACGGATGTCACGATCGAGAGCCCTCCCAAGCTGAACCACCTGCTGCAGACCAGCAAGTCGGGGCTGCCGACCGAGTACGGGATGATCGAGGAGACCATCGCGCCGTCTGCCCTGGAGATGATCGTCGACTGGACCGCGTCTCGGTTGCAGCCTAAGTAA